One part of the Phoenix dactylifera cultivar Barhee BC4 chromosome 4, palm_55x_up_171113_PBpolish2nd_filt_p, whole genome shotgun sequence genome encodes these proteins:
- the LOC103706861 gene encoding photosystem I reaction center subunit VI, chloroplastic-like: protein MASLIAVAAVQPVAVKGLPGSSLNGTKLAVRPPRRTPSRSKLRSGSGAVVAKYGEKSVYFDLEDLGNTTGQWDLYGSDAPSPYNPLQSKFFETFAAPFTKRGLLLKFLILSGGSLLAYLSSTVSGDILPIKKGPQLPPTKGPRGKI, encoded by the exons ATGGCCTCCTTAATCGCCGTCGCAGCTGTACAGCCGGTCGCCGTTAAGGGCCTCCCCGGGAGCTCCTTGAACGGGACCAAGCTCGCCGTCAGGCCTCCTCGCCGGACTCCGTCGCGTTCTAAACTTCG GTCCGGCAGCGGCGCCGTGGTGGCGAAGTACGGTGAGAAGAGCGTGTACTTCGATCTGGAGGACCTCGGAAACACCACGGGCCAGTGGGATTTGTATGGCTCCGATGCCCCCTCGCCTTACAATCCTCTTCAG AGCAAGTTCTTTGAGACATTTGCAGCCCCATTCACCAAGAGGGGTTTGTTGCTGAAGTTCTTGATATTAAGTGGTGGCTCCTTGCTTGCCTACCTAAGCTCGACAGTTTCCGGTGACATACTACCGATCAAGAAGGGCCCTCAACTGCCACCCACCAAAGGGCCACGTGGCAAGATATGA